CGTAGCACGCTTAAAGCGTGTAGCGCAAGAGTTGCGGGGCTTCTATTATTGCAAAGCAGCGGCCGATGAGCCTCCGAGATTACGCTCTCCTGGGAAATGTTTCATCCCCTTTTTCCCCCGTATTTACCCGTCGCATCGACTTCCACGCTTTCACGTTTTATCAGCGGAATTACATTTCCCCGACGCGACGGACGGTTCAACGCTCGAAATGTTGCAAGCTTGCGTCGCCGTTACATCCAGCCGGTGGTTGCACGTTTAATCTGTGATACGAAGTTGctgaaatatattactttattcatttttaatgagCTATTTTAACGGACTACAAAAAtgttagtaaataaaaaattttattttttaagtgcattttatttcaataaaattttaattcaaaaggtgcgtttaaaaattaaaaaaaaagagaatagagTAGTGATTAAATTTGGATACGAAATATCGTACCGTTCACCGAATTATCTGTTATTATGAAACATTTCGTACGATATCTCGTGCAGAATAAATCGTGAATACGCCTTACAGTGTGCTTCCCACCGAAAGAACGGCGCTTTGACGATTTCGTCGATAGGAAATGGAAATTTCCCTTTTTTCCCCGAATCCTCCTCGGTCCTCGTAGGAAACTCAATTAGCGATCTCGTAGAATTAATCCGCGGCTGCGGCGGGCTGCACTCAAACGAGATCCTCGAGGCCACATCGCGCACAGTGGAAAGAGTAACAGAGCTGATTGGCGTTCGCGCAAATAACTTCGTTACGAGTTTCGTCACAGGCGCGGTTCACGTGGATTTAGCTCTTGTGGCGTCTATCGAATCAGTCTCCGGTGTTatcactctttttttttttaagttgatTATCGAAAATGTTCTGGGAAACGTTGACGCTGTCACGGTAACTTTTGCGTCTGGCGCATATGACATTGCAATGgttaattaaacgaaaatgTAGATACCTAGTTAAAGCGATGGTTTGAATAAGGGATACGTGGtcttaaaaatgtaaagcGTTTTTTTGTTGTAACAACGTTGTATGATGACAAAAACGTCAAAAATacttcatattaatttatattcttgacTTGAAAAGATTTATACGCACACATTTGTTATCTTGAAAGAAACTTTAAAGAATAGGCTGCAATATCTATTCTTTcataataaatcttattattaatttctttaatttgttgtatatatacgtatattatattatacatattatttatctgtATCTTAGAAGTAAAGAATCAtatctctattattataaatttagaaaaaacaggttttaaagttttaaatagggaaataatatatatttttagatataaaataaaagtagcaattcaatttattgaatttttaataaagtaacttAACTGACATGTTTAATGATACAACTGTCAATAACGCTGTACCTGAAGAACTAGAGATACGGTTCTTTATACCTCTAAAAAAGTTTACATTGTGAAATCACGGCCACAGATTATTCTGCTCTGTTTGACAGGTCACGCGTTGCTCTAGCAACCTTGTTGTTGCAAGACATTTTCGCTAGATGGAAGAGAAACTCGTAATTGAAATACAATCACATAGGAATATAACCAAGACCGCTTTAGCGTAGACAAAGCGAAGTGCATAGTGAGGAAGAGTTAATCTTGAAAGAAAACAGTGGTGGAAATGTAACCGTTACTTGAACAACACAAGAAGCATATTGAGAATGAAAAAAGCcagctatatatgtatataaagccgattatatatatacataatataaattatcagaGCTGTATTAATCaacgatatattaattttacatgtagccatttaatttaaagaaataaagaatgaaTTGAACagatgtaataatttagattttgaGTTACTTCTGTTGAAGTTAAATTTGTAGTTAACTGTTGCGGATAGAACGAGCGAACCGCGATGAAAAATGCCCAACTGCGAACGAGCGCAGGTGGTAGGAACACAAAACATAGAACTCGGATAATTAATctggatataattaattactttgcCGCTTTCGATTACGCAGGTTGTAACGCCGCAGAAGTGTGGGGACGTCTACCTGTATGATCTCCCAGCAAGTCGGGGGAGTCCCGCGCCACCCTCCAGACACGATTCACCCCTCAACTCGACGAACAATGAGCATTCGCACAATACGGGTACGTTATTATTCACAAACTAAACATTCCGGCTATAACCGAACGGCGGTGATAAAGCCGTCTGCTAAAGCTTATTCAGTAACTGAGATATTGATTAACTTTACGTCTGTCGTATTGATCATTTTCGAAATGATTAATAACTATACTAATTTTCAATCATAATTACGGTGAAATAGAATtttggaattaatttataagtttttaacagttttaaatattaatctactCACGTTATATTATACCTTGCtagatttaaattatcaaaattgagtcaaattttttttattattttagcttctaaaagacattttactttttccaaagtatataataataagttttgagaaagaaaaatataccacgtcagaaaaatacaaagttataaaatattttataaaggcTCTTTCTTGTcgattttatttcgataaattatactctaattaaacattaagtattctttatcataatttattatcgctaaacaaatatatataaacttcgTATTTATTTGCAAGAAGCGTCTATGAGGTCTTTTAAAAAGCCAACGTGGCGGAACATTTCGCGTTAGCTTCGTTTAAAAAGAGTCAACGCAGTTGACTCGCACAGTTAAGTACTCAGAAGCTGATCCGAGGATTCCCTCAAGTTTTGTTAACTTCCACCTTGCGCAGGACGGTATACGAGCAACAACGCGCGGAGTTCCATCGACAACGGGGGCGGCGACGTGAACGAGTGTTACGACGTACCGCCACGCGCGATCCCGGTGATCCCCTCGCCGGCGAGCAGCCCGAGCCCGGCCCCGTCGTGCTACGATACCCCAAGGCCGCCGACGTCCTGCACGCCCAACTCAAATTGCTCCGTCGGCTCCGGCATTACGCCGCTGGATTGTTACGACGTGCCGCGACCCTTGCAGCCCCTCACGCCCAGCAGCTCGGCCTCCAGCCTCACCAACGACGGCTCCCTCAGCGGTTCGAACAGGTACATCCTCGCTCGCATTTCCGCGATACGTCGCGTTATTCGGACTCGGGGAAATTCCCCGGACGTATATACGCTACGTCGACGGCGTTATGGCAACTCCCCCGGCGGGGTGTACGTTCCTTGGGATTCAGAGATCTCGAGGAATCTCGAAACTTTATGCGCCCGAGAAGTTTCTCAGCGTGAAATATAAATCAGGGGCTGAATAGAGTTTCAAGAGTCATTCTGCAAAGGATGATTTAAAGGGTATTGCGAAATGCGTCTGGAGATGCCTCGAGGATCCGAGATTCCAAGATTGCGATCTTCCACCGCGCTTGGAAATTTTTGGCAATGCCATCAGCAATAAATTCAAAGAGTTTTCAATCCAAGATATTTTGCTTCTCGCTCTCGCCGCGTGCATAACAATTTCTGAATTCCAGATCGAGTCTGGCCGCTCCGGATTACGATGTGCCCCGACCACGTCTTCCAGTGTCCTCGTTGCCGTCCCGACATAACACCCCCATACCGAAGACCCCAACGCCACCGCCGCCCTCGCAACAGATTTACGATGTACCAGTCAGCAAGGAGCTTCCGCTGGAGCTGGACTCCGCCCTGGAAGGTCTGCATAGGTTGCAGGGCGAGGCGTCCGCCGCGATAACGAGGCTACTGAGCTTCGTGAGCCCCGGTTGGAGAACGTCGCAGCGATTGGACGCCACCCTTATGGACCTGAGGCTGGCTGCTCTCAGGCTCAGAACGTCTCTTCACGATCTAGTTGAATTCGCGGAAGGTGAAGAAAGTTCAATTTAACTTCTTCAGTAGTTGAAGCTATCATAGAAGTTATCTTCATGAAAGTTATCTCaatggaataaaatataatcattttcttattatttcataatttttctttaaataaataattttcattttttacgttacaaaatatttaagactTAAATCTTCGTAGAAGaaagttttattacaaaaatatactaaaaggaatattaatatattttatcgtagATCGAAGAGTTGTTAATAAAGATAAGTGTATGTACATTAAAGTCTACTTTAGAGATTTTAAAGTAAGAATTATAGCTCATCTAAAGAAAACTTAACATATTCTTATTTCAATTTGCGATTTTTTGAATTcacaataatcaattatatctTTCAATAAACAATAGAACATTGGATACATTGCCGCAGAAGTTTGATAACTATTGTGTTCTGCGCGCAGGTACGCTGGGCAATGCGGGCAAAGCGCCAGATAAGGGTCTGGCCACGAAATTACGGCCGCTAGTGAAGGCGCTTCGTGATTCTGACAAGCTCGTACAGGAAGCCGCTACCGAACTGGACACGATGGAATGGGACGCGAGTAAGCTCTGTCGTGGCGGTGGTGATACACCGACACCTACTAACGGACCTGCCTCGCTATTACTACCCGTACAGTCAGACCCCCTTGATCAGCTGATCGCGTGCGCTCGAGCACTCACGGAAGACGTTCGTCAGGTCGCTAGTTTCATTCAAGTAAGTATATTTTGCAGTCGTGAGATTTAATGTATTCGTTACGAATAATGACTTCTGATCTCAAACGTGAGAATGGGCTAATCGGATCATCTCAATGTCCCTGAAAGAAAGAGGGTGCATTAATTTAGATCAACCTGacgaattaataatgaaagcaTTGGTGTTAAAGTTTCTATCATTTTATCTattcatgtatatttttaatcgatattattttgctgcgtaattatatttcgagaataaaaaaaggaatcttaaatctaacaataagtaagaaatctattttttaaattttcgatttttcttgtattaagaattaaaatggagaaaatggaaaaaaagagcAGGAGAATActtataaatctaatttttttatttcgaaattaaagAACTCgaaaaattagttattaagtattttaaattctttcaatttctgtttttcttttgGAATATCGCATTATGTGAATGAAGCTGATGACATTTGAGGGATGAGCCTTTGTTGCTGATAAAGGAACTCTGTGTGTGCAGGGAAATTCCACGTTGCTCTTTAAGCGGGCGTCGATCATCTCCACGGGCAGCAGCAACAATAGCGGCGCCGGGGAGGATTACGACTACGTAAATCTCGACTCGCGAGAGGTCGTAGCGAAACAGCGAGAGGAACTGCGATCCACGCTGCCGCAGGAGCTGCGCAGCAATTACGATCTGCTGGTGTCCGAGGCGGACAATGCCGCGATTCAAATGCCACCCACGACACCGACGCCCATGGATCCCAACGACAAGCAATTGTTGGCCTTCTATGTCGCCCAGGTCATCACGCACGGCGCACACCTGACTCACGCCATCGACGCCTTTCTGCAAACAGTGGAGCATAATCAGCCACCCAAGGCGAGTTGAATTGTAACAATTCTTGTAATACTGGTGCCACCCGTCGCGCTCTTTCGCTCAAGATATATAGACATCGAGCTATGTTGATTGTTAGCTAAAGTAACAAACGGTGTCATTCTCGTCtcgataaaaattgagatttgAATTTTCTGCAATCGTTCTCCTCTTCGAAGACACTTGTCATAAcgctataaattattttgtacaagtTAACGCATCGAGAGACATTTATCGATCGATAATATCAGTTAAAGCGACGCTTCATCTTTGTCTTCTCTCAACAAAAGTTGATTAGATCTATTGCAATCATTCCAGAATTCAGTAAAAATGTTCTTCCACCTTTTCACATTTGGTTTGAACATTGCACTTCTTCATATCACGAGACACCTTTAAGTACATGTGCATATGGGTCAACAGTCTCGATAAGAATGATACAACTGTAGATATCGGCGGTGCTATTGTGTGACAGGGTGCCTTTAAGCTAGCACTGCACGTCAAGTGCat
The nucleotide sequence above comes from Temnothorax longispinosus isolate EJ_2023e chromosome 4, Tlon_JGU_v1, whole genome shotgun sequence. Encoded proteins:
- the P130cas gene encoding enhancer of filamentation 1 isoform X2; amino-acid sequence: MLPQTPDIIPTTLNQKCVKARALYDNIAEAPDELAFRKGDVLTVLEQNTAGLEGWWLCALRGRQGICPGNRLRLLVGQYDTGGCLVGSRADLTIAEDGIQRHGKRRSWHVQPNRVVTPQKCGDVYLYDLPASRGSPAPPSRHDSPLNSTNNEHSHNTGRYTSNNARSSIDNGGGDVNECYDVPPRAIPVIPSPASSPSPAPSCYDTPRPPTSCTPNSNCSVGSGITPLDCYDVPRPLQPLTPSSSASSLTNDGSLSGSNRSSLAAPDYDVPRPRLPVSSLPSRHNTPIPKTPTPPPPSQQIYDVPVSKELPLELDSALEGLHRLQGEASAAITRLLSFVSPGWRTSQRLDATLMDLRLAALRLRTSLHDLVEFAEGTLGNAGKAPDKGLATKLRPLVKALRDSDKLVQEAATELDTMEWDASKLCRGGGDTPTPTNGPASLLLPVQSDPLDQLIACARALTEDVRQVASFIQGNSTLLFKRASIISTGSSNNSGAGEDYDYVNLDSREVVAKQREELRSTLPQELRSNYDLLVSEADNAAIQMPPTTPTPMDPNDKQLLAFYVAQVITHGAHLTHAIDAFLQTVEHNQPPKVFLAHGKFVVLSAHRLVHIGDTVHRNVTRNDVRTRVLQCANALNEALAQTVQKTKQAAQFFPSVTAVQEMVDSVVDVSHLAKDLKVAMIHAAQQP
- the P130cas gene encoding enhancer of filamentation 1 isoform X1, encoding MLPQTPDIIPTTLNQQKCVKARALYDNIAEAPDELAFRKGDVLTVLEQNTAGLEGWWLCALRGRQGICPGNRLRLLVGQYDTGGCLVGSRADLTIAEDGIQRHGKRRSWHVQPNRVVTPQKCGDVYLYDLPASRGSPAPPSRHDSPLNSTNNEHSHNTGRYTSNNARSSIDNGGGDVNECYDVPPRAIPVIPSPASSPSPAPSCYDTPRPPTSCTPNSNCSVGSGITPLDCYDVPRPLQPLTPSSSASSLTNDGSLSGSNRSSLAAPDYDVPRPRLPVSSLPSRHNTPIPKTPTPPPPSQQIYDVPVSKELPLELDSALEGLHRLQGEASAAITRLLSFVSPGWRTSQRLDATLMDLRLAALRLRTSLHDLVEFAEGTLGNAGKAPDKGLATKLRPLVKALRDSDKLVQEAATELDTMEWDASKLCRGGGDTPTPTNGPASLLLPVQSDPLDQLIACARALTEDVRQVASFIQGNSTLLFKRASIISTGSSNNSGAGEDYDYVNLDSREVVAKQREELRSTLPQELRSNYDLLVSEADNAAIQMPPTTPTPMDPNDKQLLAFYVAQVITHGAHLTHAIDAFLQTVEHNQPPKVFLAHGKFVVLSAHRLVHIGDTVHRNVTRNDVRTRVLQCANALNEALAQTVQKTKQAAQFFPSVTAVQEMVDSVVDVSHLAKDLKVAMIHAAQQP